AAGGTTGTGGGGCGGTATGTTGGTTGCCATTCCAACTGCAATTCCAGACGAACCGTTGACAAGCAGGTTCGGGAACTTGCACGGAAGCACTAAGGGCTCTTCAAGCGTATTGTCAAAATTTGGGGCAAATGAGATGGTCTTTTTCTCAATGTCCACAAGAAGTTCCTGCGCAAGCTTGTTCATCCTGACTTCCGTGTACCTCATTGCAGCTGCATTGTCACCGTCAATCGAGCCAAAGTTGCCCTGACCGTCGATAAGCGGAGCCCTAAGTGAGAAATCCTGGGCCATGCGCACCAGGGAGTCATAAATTGCCATGTCGCCGTGAGGGTGGTATTTTCCCAGTACTTCCCCCACAACACGGGCGGCCTTTTTGTAGGGCTTGTCATGAGTGTTTGAAAGCTCATGCATTGCGTATAGTATCCTGCGGTGCACTGGCTTGAGGCCATCGCGGATGTCAGGCAATGCCCTGCCGACAATTACTGACATTGCATAATCCAGGTAGCATGTCTGAAGCTCCTGTTCAATAGGCCGTTGGATAATAGAATCTGCCATTATAACCACTTTTTATAAAAGCCTCATACATCCAAATTTTTAACTTCTTTTGCATGGGCTTCTATAAACTGCCTTCTTGGCTCTACGACTTCCCCCATCAGGATTGTGAAAAGCTCGTCTGCCTTAATTGCGTCTGCAATGCCCACCTGCACAAGTGTCCTGGTTTGCGGGTCCATTGTCGTTTCCCAAAGCTGCTGGGGGTTCATTTCGCCCAAGCCCTTGTACCTTTGGATAGTCGGCTGGTTTGAGGAATCCTGGCCCAGCTCTGAAAGCGTCTTTTGAAGCTGGGCATCATTGAAAACATACTTTTCTATTTTTCCCTTCTTTGCTTTGTAAAGCGGGGGCTGCGCAATGTAAACATATCCGCTTTCGACCAACGGGCGCATGTGGCGGTAAAACAGAGTAAGCAAAAGCGTGCGTATGTGGGCCCCGTCAACATCCGCATCCGTCATAATTATTATCTTATGGTACCTGAGCTTTGAGATGTTGAAATCAGAATTGAAGTTTGTGCCAAGGGCAGTTATCAGGTTTCTTATCTGTTCGCTTGTCAGTATTTTGTTTATCTGGGCCTTTTCAACGTTAAGTATCTTGCCCCTCAGCGGCAAAATCGCCTGGGTCTGCCTGTCCCGGCCTTGTTTTGCGCTGCCGCCTGCGGAATCGCCCTCGACTATATACAGCTCTGAAAGTTT
This portion of the Candidatus Parvarchaeota archaeon genome encodes:
- a CDS encoding DNA gyrase subunit A; translation: MADSIIQRPIEQELQTCYLDYAMSVIVGRALPDIRDGLKPVHRRILYAMHELSNTHDKPYKKAARVVGEVLGKYHPHGDMAIYDSLVRMAQDFSLRAPLIDGQGNFGSIDGDNAAAMRYTEVRMNKLAQELLVDIEKKTISFAPNFDNTLEEPLVLPCKFPNLLVNGSSGIAVGMATNIPPHNLGEITDAVKAVIANPQIEIGGLLGIVSGPDFPTGGIIVGNAGIIEAYKTGRGSIRI